The genomic window AAATTGGGCCAGATGATAATAAATAGTGAAGGAGAGTGAAATAACAAAAGACACAGTCTAATCCAAACTCCAAAGTGAGTCTGCGAAACGGAGGGCGCATTTTAGCGACGATGGTGCACCCAGTAGCGGAAGCTAACGAGCGCAGCCCCTTTGGTGACTTAACAGCGGAAGAGTTCTACGCCCGCCACTCAGTGAGTCACGGCTCCGAGTTCATCACAAACCCTAGGGGCCTCAAGCTCTTCACTCAGTGGTGGCTCCCGCTACCCCCGGCAACCGTCACCGGAACCCTCGCCCTCGTTCACGGATTTACCGGCGAATCCAGCTGGTTCCTCCAGCTCACCGCCATCTACTTCGCCAAGGCCGGATTCGCCACCTGCGCCATTGACCATCAGGGTCACGGCTTCTCCGACGGCCTCATCGCCCACATCCCTGACATCAACCCCGTCGTCGACGACTGCATCGCCTTCTTCGACGAATTCCGCTCTCGCTTCGATCCTTCTCTTCCTTCCTTCCTCTACTCCGAATCCCTCGGCGGCGCAATCGCGCTATTAATCACTCTCCGCCTCCGCGACTCACCGGAAAATGTCTCATCCGGGAAGCCGTGGAACGGTCTGATTCTTAACGGCGCCATGTGCGGGATCAGCGAGAAGTTCAAGCCACCGTGGCCATTGGAACATTTTCTTTCTATAGCTGCGGCGATAATCCCTACGTGGCGCGTGGTTCCAACGCGCGGATCGATCCCGGACGTTTCCTTCAAAGTGGAGTGGAAGCGGAAGCTGGCGCTGGCGAGCCCGCGGAGGAAGGTGGCGCGTCCCCGAGCTTCGACGGCGCAGGAGCTGCTGCGGATATGCAGGGAGCTTCAGGGAAGGTTCGAAGAGGTTGAGGTGCCGTTTCTGGTGGTTCACGGCGGGGACGACGTTGTTTGCGACCCGGCTTGCGTGGAAGAGCTTTACGCGCGTGCCGCGAGTAAGGATAAGACGCTGAAGGTGTATCCTGGAATGTGGCACCAGCTGGTTGGGGAGCCAGAGGAGAGCGTGGAGCTTGTGTTTGGCGATATGCTTGAGTGGCTTCGTGCACGCTCTATACGCTCGGCCGTTGACGGTGGCGCGTAAGTGCACGTGTTGTTTAGTGAATCTGTTATATGTTGTAACAAACTTATCTCATGTGTATATGACGATGATGATAATGTTGGTTGGTTCATGCTTATAATTTGGACTTTAATAAAATTAATGAGGCTTCAACCAACCAATAGTTTATGTAGTTTGGATTAGTTTTGCGAAAATGAAAGAATTATAATAGGTTTAAATAATATTCTTACTATTCTTTTATGCTCGAATATCAAAAAGCAGGCTTTTAACTAGTTTCTTTAATTATGGTGTTTTCAACTTTTCATTTAAGAGAAAAATATGATTTCTAATTTTTGCTAAACAATAATGGAAAATACATGTAATAACATGTGTGTTTTGCTATATCAATCGATTATGTGAAGGTATATTAGGAATTTTGTTTGTACATTTGTGCCAATCAGGTCCGAAAATTATACTGATGCATTATagaatttataaatttaatgatgattttatttattctttttttttttcagtataAAAT from Arachis ipaensis cultivar K30076 chromosome B09, Araip1.1, whole genome shotgun sequence includes these protein-coding regions:
- the LOC107619178 gene encoding caffeoylshikimate esterase codes for the protein MVHPVAEANERSPFGDLTAEEFYARHSVSHGSEFITNPRGLKLFTQWWLPLPPATVTGTLALVHGFTGESSWFLQLTAIYFAKAGFATCAIDHQGHGFSDGLIAHIPDINPVVDDCIAFFDEFRSRFDPSLPSFLYSESLGGAIALLITLRLRDSPENVSSGKPWNGLILNGAMCGISEKFKPPWPLEHFLSIAAAIIPTWRVVPTRGSIPDVSFKVEWKRKLALASPRRKVARPRASTAQELLRICRELQGRFEEVEVPFLVVHGGDDVVCDPACVEELYARAASKDKTLKVYPGMWHQLVGEPEESVELVFGDMLEWLRARSIRSAVDGGA